From Triticum aestivum cultivar Chinese Spring chromosome 4A, IWGSC CS RefSeq v2.1, whole genome shotgun sequence, a single genomic window includes:
- the LOC123085934 gene encoding U4/U6 small nuclear ribonucleoprotein PRP4-like protein translates to MSMEIPRPLPPAITPPMAPHPVHPPIAPIPIPVTPSTSAAADDDEVDYEVSDDHRAARERHERAVQELLQRRRAYAMAVPTNDSAVRARLRRLGEPITLFGEREMERRDRLRALMVRLEADGQFDRLLRAQEDEQGAPGDDDDMEQIQYPFFTEGTNQLLQARVDIAMYSLPRAKARVDSAKRRLAGPDEDPEAEAALVVKQAGDFVLECSEIGDDRPLTGCSFSRDASMLATSSWSGIIKVWSMPQITKIATLKGHTERATDVAFSPVDNCLATASADKTAKLWNRDGSLLMSFDGHLDRLARVAFHPSGKYLGTASFDKTWRLWDINTGTELLLQEGHSRSVYGVSFHPDGSLAASCGLDANARVWDLRSGRLYCTLIGHVKPVLGVSFSPNGHLVATASEDNFCRIWDLRTRQMVYSIPAHKSLISHVKFEPQEGYYLATSSYDSKAALWSTRDYKPIKSLAGHESKVTSLDISGDGQHIVTVSHDRTIKIWSCRGTARDNEMELD, encoded by the exons ATGTCCATGGAGATCCCCAGGCCGCTCCCCCCTGCCATCACCCCTCCCATGGCTCCCCACCCCGTCCACCCGCCCATCGCTCCGATCCCCATCCCCGTCACACCCTCCACATCCGCCGCTGCCGACGATGACGAGGTCGACTACGAGGTCTCCGACGACCACCGCGCCGCGCGGGAGCGCCACGAGCGCGCCGTACAGGAGCTACTGCAGCGCCGACGCGCCTACGCCATGGCCGTGCCCACCAACGACTCCGCCGTGCGCGCGCGCCTCCGCCGTCTCGGCGAGCCCATCACGCTCTTCGGCGAGCGCGAGATGGAGCGCCGCGACCGCCTACGCGCACTCATGGTCCGCCTCGAGGCCGACGGCCAGTTCGACCGCCTCCTCCGCGCGCAGGAGGACGAGCAGGGAGCCCCGGGCGACGACGACGACATGGAGCAGATCCAGTACCCTTTCTTCACCGAGGGGACCAACCAACTGCTTCAGGCGCGCGTTGATATAGCTATGTACTCGCTGCCCCGCGCTAAGGCCAGGGTCGACAGTGCCAAACGCCGCCTGGCTGGCCCCGACGAGGACCCCGAGGCAGAGGCCGCCCTTGTTGTCAAGCAGGCGGGGGACTTCGTGCTTGAGTGCAGCGAGATTGGAGATGACCGCCCGCTCACCGGTTGCTCCTTCTCCCGCGATGCCTCAATGCTCGCCACAAG CTCCTGGAGCGGGATCATCAAAGTATGGAGCATGCCACAGATAACTAAAATTGCAACCCTGAAAGGTCATACAGAACGTGCAACTGATGTTGCCTTCTCTCCAGTTGATAACTGCTTAGCGACAGCCTCAGCTGATAAAACTGCCAAATTATGGAACAGAGATGGGTCACTCCTAATGTCTTTTGATGGTCACCTGGACCGTCTTGCTCGCGTTGCTTTTCATCCATCTGGAAAGTACCTTGGTACAGCTAGCTTTGACAAGACCTGGAGATTGTGGGACATCAATACTGGAACTGAACTTCTACTCCAAGAGGGACATAGCAGAAGTGTATATGGTGTTAGCTTTCATCCAGATGGTTCTTTAGCTGCATCTTGTGGGCTTGATGCGAATGCTCGAGTTTGGGATCTAAGGTCAGGAAGATTGTACTGTACCCTCATTGGACATGTGAAACCT GTCCTAGGAGTCAGCTTCTCCCCTAATGGTCATCTAGTTGCAACTGCAAGTGAAGACAATTTCTGTCGAATATGGGATTTGAGGACCAGACAAATGGTATACTCTATACCGGCACATAAGAGTCTCATCTCGCACGTGAAATTTGAACCCCAGGAGGGTTATTATTTAGCGACATCTTCCTATGACAGTAAAGCAGCG CTATGGTCAACTCGGGATTACAAACCAATTAAAAGCTTGGCAGGCCATGAGTCAAAGGTTACTAGTCTGGATATTAGTGGAG ATGGACAACACATTGTGACTGTTTCACATGATAGAACTATAAAGATCTGGTCATGCAGAGGCACAGCGCGGGATAACGAGATGGAGTTGGATTAA
- the LOC123085935 gene encoding dehydration-responsive element-binding protein 1F-like, whose product MQIYITRCNWSHRRSKPPPPIPPRLGCRLSPRRPDPIRLLSVRLRTLSTSSSAASALSRPRPPPRRPDPVRLLSGRLRTPFASSPAASAPRSPPLRPPSPPVRPPPGPASSASSSAASCSSAARSPMAPKGKSGFFGVRAKPSGNFGVEFFNIGRRWWLGTHPTADDAARAYDVAVWRAGRPKMDLNFLEIESQAMAEWLMPQGIRMEEMPAKKAKKRPAVVVAPGESDEAAMARFVREHPQYVQAELRDIVAKKKGVKEDEAGSSTVIPIELSDED is encoded by the coding sequence ATGCAAATTTACATCACGAGATGCAACTGGTCCCACCGTAGATCTAAACCCCCGCCGCCGATTCCACCCCGCCTGGGCTGCCGCCTGTCGCCGCGCCGCCCTGACCCCATCCGCCTCCTCTCCGTTCGCCTCCGCACCCTGTCCACCTCCTCTTCAGCCGCCTCCGCCCTGTCCCGACCCCgtccgcctccgcgccgccccgaccccgtccgcctcctctccggccGCCTCCGCACCCCGTTCGCCTCCTCTCCGGCCGCCTCCGCACCCCGTTCGCCTCCTCTTCGACCGCCTTCGCCTCCGGTCCGTCCTCCGCCCGGCCCCGCTTCGTCCGCCTCTTCTTCGGCCGCCTCCTGTTCGTCCGCCGCCCGCTCCCCGATGGCGCCGAAGGGCAAGTCCGGTTTCTTCGGCGTGAGGGCGAAGCCCTCCGGGAATTTCGGAGTGGAGTTCTTCAACATCGGGCGGCGTTGGTGGCTCGGCACGCATCCCACTGCCGATGATGCCGCGCGTGCCTACGATGTGGCGGTGTGGCGTGCCGGACGGCCGAAGATGGACCTCAACTTCCTGGAGATCGAGTCCCAGGCGATGGCGGAGTGGCTCATGCCGCAGGGCATCCGGATGGAGGAGATGCCGGCGAAGAAGGCGAAGAAGAGACCGGCGGTTGTCGTCGCTCCGGGCGAGAGCGACGAGGCGGCGATGGCTCGGTTCGTGCGGGAGCATCCGCAGTATGTCCAGGCCGAGCTGCGCGACATCGTGGCGAAAAAGAAGGGGGTGAAGGAGGACGAGGCCGGCTCCTCGACTGTGATCCCTATCGAGTTGTCGGATGAGGACTAG